The Clostridia bacterium DNA segment GAGCTGGTGGAAGACAGGATAGCCAAGCTGACTGGCCTGACCGAGAGCGCGATCAGCGGGGTTCAGGATGTTCCCGGGAAGCTCAGAGCCATTGTCGGCGCCCATTTCCAGTTCTATGCTCAACAGCGCGAGTTCATGGGCCTTCTCACAGGCCAGCTGGGCCTCGTCTCACCGGAAGTGGGAACGCTCGTGATGAAGGCCACGGCCTCGCTTACTGCCATGATCCAGTCGGTGATCTCGGAAGGGATTGACTCTGGCGCCATCCATTCGATGTTCAACCCGACGAGGCTGACCTTCGCACTTCAAGGACTATCCCACGCCACTGCTTACGAGTGGATGGCGAGCGATAGCCACGTCCCGCCTGAGGAAGTAGCTGATGAGGCGTATCAGGTG contains these protein-coding regions:
- a CDS encoding TetR/AcrR family transcriptional regulator; translated protein: MQTPSSDSALEKRRQILDASEHVFAENGFHTSTMDQVADAAGVAKGTIYLYFASKKELLSELVEDRIAKLTGLTESAISGVQDVPGKLRAIVGAHFQFYAQQREFMGLLTGQLGLVSPEVGTLVMKATASLTAMIQSVISEGIDSGAIHSMFNPTRLTFALQGLSHATAYEWMASDSHVPPEEVADEAYQVFIRGVRA